The Sinorhizobium fredii genome contains the following window.
GGTCGCATAGTGCAGCAGGAAGGCGACACCGGCGGTGCTTCCGGTCAGCAGTCCGGCACTCGCCAGGAAATAGAGGCCGAGGGCGGCGACGAGGCTGCCGGAAAAGACGCCCTGCACATCCTCGACCGGCGTGTGCCTGGTGGGGCTGGTGTTCCAGAGACCGAAAACGCTGCTCATCTGTGCCATGGTGAACTCCCGCGAAGAGCTCCACCATTTGCTGCGGCGCACAGGAATAATCAAGAAAAATATGTAAGCATTGCTGACCTATTTTCGCAGGTCAGCGTTGCGGTTCATGCAGGCTTGCGGGCGAGAAACAGGATGCCGGCAATCGGCAGGCCGGCATCCATGCGAATGACCCTCCGTTCGACGGCAATCATCTCGAGCCGAAAGTCGGCACAGAGCGAAGCGACATAGGCTTCCGAGTGCGCGTAGCGCAGCGATGGCCGGAGCAGGAAGTCGCGCTCGTCTGCCGCGTCCTCGACGGAGAAAGCAAACAGCCCGTCCGGCTTCAGAAGCCGCTCCGCGATGGCGAAGGCGCTTTCGAGATTGCCGAGATACATCAGCACGTCGGCGGCGCTGACGAGATCCGCGCGCCGTTCCGCCAGTTCGCCGAAGAGGCCGCAACTGTCCGGCTGCAGCGACAGGTCCGCCTGGCCCAGCCAGTCGTAGAGCGCCTTGCCTTCCGCCTTGGCCAGCATGTTGGCCGAGAGATCGAAGCCTTCGAGAAAGGCGGTGCGGCTGCGGATGCGCTCACCGAAGAGCCCCGTGCCGCAGCCGAGATCGGTGACATGACGAAATTTTTGCCCGCCGATCGCACGCTCGATCAGCGCCGCGAGCTTTTCCGGAACGCTGTAGCCGAGTTTCTCGACCAGCGCCTGATCGAACCGCTCGGCATAGTCGTCGAAGAGCCGCTCCACATAGGTGCTCGGCGGTTGCTCCGGCGTATCGGCCGCACCGAGCAGGGCCAGTTTCAGGCTGGCGCCGAAAATGTCCTCCGGGTTGAGGCGAAGCGCGTTGCGCAAGGCCGCGACCGCCGCCTCTTTTCGGCCCGATTTCTCCTCATAGTCCGCCAGCCGGAACCAACCGGCCGCCCAGTTCGGCACCAGTTCCAGCGCCTGGGCCATAAGCTCGGCCGCGCCCTGGTGGTCGCCGCTTTCGGCGAGCATCTTCGCATAGTCGGCGCGACGATCGGTGATCAGATCGCCGGAGGAAAGCTGGTTTGCGGCCATGAGGGTGACGGGTTTGTTTGCGACGGACGCTTCTGGCGCCGGACGCGGCAAAACACAAGCGGAATCTGAGGGCCCCCGACTCGCGCGGCTTGCGAGGCCGGACCGAGCGGCTTATGTGGGATGGAAACAGGAGAATTTTTCGCTGATGTCGGACGGCGTAAACAGATTTCTCGGTGATTCACCGCTGCGCGTGCTGGTCAAGCTCGTCGTCGTGTCGATCCTCGTCGGCTTCGTCATGACCGTTTTCGACTGGCGCCCGATGGACCTTCTCGATGGTATCCGCGACTTCGTCGTCGACCTCTGGCGCACCGGCTTCGCGGCGCTGGGGCGCGTCGGCGACTACCTGCTGCTCGGCGCGGCCGTGGTCATTCCTGCCTTCATCATCCTCCGTCTCTTCAGCTATCGGCGCTAAGCATGCAGGACCAGTTCTTTCTTCCGCGCAGGCGGCTCATTCTGCGTGCCGGTGCCGTGATGTCGCTTGGGCTCCTCGCCGGATGCTCGGCCTCCGGCCTCCTTACGCCCGACGACGGCACCGGCAGCGACCAGACCGAGGCGACGCTCGGCTATGTCAATTCGCTACGCAAGGGCAGGGGGCTGACGACGCTCGCGCGCGATCCCGCCGCATCCGTCGCCGCCATGCACCAGGCCGCCCGCATGGCACGCGCCGGCAAGATGAAGCACAATATCGGCTGGCGCGACGATTTTGCCGATCGGATGAAGGGCGATGGCGTCACTCTTCCGGCCGCCGAGAACATCGCCATGGGCCAGGACAACGCCGAGCGCGCCTATGAAGCCTGGTTCAATTCGCCGAAGCACCTTCAAAATATGCTCGGCAGCTATCGCGGCTTGGGCGTGGCGGTGGCGCAAAATAGCGCTTCCGGAAACCGACCCTATTGGGCCATGGTGCTGTCCGGCTGAGTTGATTCCCCAAGATCGCCTTGCGGAGACGGCCGCGGGGTAGCGACGATGTCTGCCATGGAAAGCCTCGAGCGTGAAAGGCTTGCCCGCGAAGCGGGTCCGTTCGACGTCACCAACCGGCTGATTTTCTCGATCGCCCTGCCGATGACGCTCGGCTTCCTGACGACGCCGCTCCTCGGCCTCGTCGACACCGGCGTCGTCGGCAGGCTCGGCCGGGCCGAGATGCTCGCCGGCCTCGCGGTCGGCGCCGTCCTGTTCGATCTGATCTTCACCACCTTCAATTTCCTGCGCGCCTCGACCACCGGCCTCGTAGCGCAGGCCTATGGCCGTGGCGACCGGCGCGAACAGCAGGCGGTGTTCTGGCGCTCGCTGGTGATCGCGCTCTTCTGCGGCATCGCCATCGTCCTGTTGTCGCCGCTGCTGCTCGCACTTGGTCTGTGGCTGATGGCGCCCGGCCCGGAAGTGGCGGCGGTGACAAGCACCTATTTTCTCTATCGGATTCTTTCCGGTCCGGCGGCGCTTGCCAATTACGCCATCCTCGGATTCGTCCTTGGTCGCGGCGACGGCTCGATCGGCCTCTTGCTGCAGACCATCATCAACGGCACCAATATCGTGCTGTCGATTTTGCTGGGACTGGTCCTCGGCTGGGGCGTGTCAGGGGTTGCGATCGGGACTGTCGCGGGCGAACTGATCGGCGCGCTTGCGGGCTTTGCGATCGTCTACGGCCGTTTTGACAAGAGGGACGCGCCGGCCTGGGCGACGATCTTTGCCGGCGACCGGCTCAAGGCGCTGTTCGGTCTCAATCGCGACATCATGATCCGTTCCTTCGTGCTGCTCGCCGCCTTCACGCTGATGACCCGGATCGGCACGTCCCTCGGCCCGGTGACGCTCGCGGCCAATGCGGTGCTGATGACCATTTTCCTGGTCGCCGGCTATTATCTCGACGGCCTCGCCAATGCGGCCGAGCAGCTGACTGGCCGCTCGATCGGCGCCGCCTACCGCCCGGCTTTCGATCGAGCGCTCAGAATGACAGCGTTTTGGTCGCTGGGCCTCGCCTTGATGACGACGGTGTTGTTCCTCGCCTTCGGCAACATTCTCGTCGATCTTTTGACGACGGCGCCGGATGTGCGCGCGCTCGCCTATGAATATATGCCCTGGGCGGCTATAACGGCGCTCACCGGCGCCATGGCCTTCCTGATGGACGGCGTCTTCATCGGCGCCACCTGGTCGCGCGACATGCGCAACATGATGCTGGCCGCCTTCCTCGTCTATGGGGCGGCGCTCGCCGTTCTCGTGCCGGTCTTCGGCAATCACGGCCTGTGGGCGGGGCTCAACCTGTTCCTGCTGCTGCGCGGCCTGTTCCTGGTGATGCTGCTGCCACGGCGGGCCGCTCAGACGTTCCGCCCGGCCCAGTAGTCGAGACGGCTGTCACGGATCTCGCGGATCGAGGCAAGCTTCTCCCGATCGCAGAGCGCCGAGAGGCCGCGGACGATCCGGCCGGGAAGCGACGGCCCCTCATAGACCATGCAGGAATAGAGCTGTACCAGGTCTGCGCCGGCGCGGATCTTTTCCGCCGCCGTCTCCGCCGAACTGACGCCGCCGACGCCGATGATCGGCAGGTTCGGCCCGACGCGCTTGCGCATGCGGGCGAGCACCGCCGTCGACTTCTCGAAGAGCGGCTTGCCGGAAAGGCCGCCAGCCTCCTTGGCCTGCCGCTGGTCCCTGAGACCTTCGCGCGACAGCGTTGTGTTGGAGACGATCAAACCGTCGAGATCGTGCGCCAGCATCTCCGCCGCGATGTCGTCCATGCCCTCTTCGGTCAGATCAGGGGCGATCTTCAGGAACACCGGAACGCGTCGTCCGCTCTTCGCGGCCTCGTCGTCGCGGGCGGCGAGCACGGCCGAAAGCAGCGCCGCCAGGCTTTCGCGCGCCTGCAGGTCGCGCAGGCCGGGCGTGTTCGGCGAGGAGATGTTGGCGGTGAAATAGCGGGCGACGGCGTGGAAGGTGCGGATGCCGGCGACATAGTCGGCGATCCGGTCGGCGCTGTCCTTGTTGGCGCCGATATTGACGCCGATCAGCGCCTGGCGCGAGCAGCCCTGGAGGCGCGCCAGCGCCGCACCGTGCCCGTCATTGTTGAAGCCGAGCCGGTTGATCACCGCCTCGTCCTCGACGAGCCGGAAAATCCGCGGCTTATCATTGCCCTGCTGCGGCCGCGGCGTCACCGTGCCGATCTCGGTGAAGCCGAAGCCGAGCCTCAACAGCGCCTCCGGCACCTCGGCATTCTTGTCGTAGCCGGCGGCCATACCGACCGGATTCGGAAAGACGAGGCCAGCAATGGTCTGCTCGAGCCTGGCATCGGCGGGCGCGGCACAGCCCGGCACGACGCCGCTCTTCAGCGCCTTGATCGAGAGCCCGTGGGCGGTTTCGGGATCTAGGAGGAACAGGCCGCGGCGGGCCAGGCGTTCGAGAGCACCGGTCATGGCGCAAGCTCGGGGAAAATATGCGTGCCGTCGGCGCCGAGCGGCAGCGGTTTTTCCCACAGCACGGCGTCGAGCCTCAGCGCCGCATAGAGATGCGGAAACAGCGCGCCACCGCGCGACGGCTCGTAGACGAGCTTGTCGCCGAGCGCTTCTGCGTCGACGGCGACGATGAGAAGGTCCGTCTGGCCCTCGAAATGCCGTGCCGCAGTCTCGGCGACCTGCTCGCCCGTCGAGAAGTGAATGAAGCCGTCGGCGAGATCGACGGGCGCGCCCGCGAATTGTCCGGCCCGCCTGGCTTCCTGCCATAGAAGCGCCGGAACGATCTTGTATATGGTAGCGTTCATCTTTGTCCGCCCGTCGTCATGATTCCGAGCCATGGCCTTGCCGCAAATAACGGCGCGTGTCCACCGCGGTTCACCTGATCGAACGCGGATTTCCGTCAGTCTCCAAGGGAGAGGATGTCATGAGGAAGGTAATCGCGGTGCTCGTCTTCGGCCTGGGGCTTGGGTGCGCCCTTCCGGCCGCAGCGCAGGCACCCACGCCGGGGCGCTACAGCATGCAGAAATCTGAGACGGGATTCGCCCGGCTCGACACGGAGACCGGCGAGGTCACGCTCTGCCAGGAAAAGAACGGTGAGCTCGTCTGCCGCATGGCCGCCGACGAGCGTGCCGCCTTCGAGCGGGAACTCGACCTTCTGACGAAACGGATCGAAGCCTTGGAAAAGGCCGTGCAGAGTGGGGCGGCAGCCGCGAAACCCGATCTTCCGACCGACGAAGAGATTGACCGGACCATGAGCATCATGGAAAGAATGATGCGCAAGTTCATGGATATCGTGAAGGAACTCGAGGGTCGCGATCCCGCAGGCGAAGGTGGATCGGTCCCCGACAAGACCTGAACGTCGTGAACAAGCACCGAGTGGCACGCGGAGGACGAAGCCGATCGGTTCCGGGGCTCTTGGGAGGGAGCGTCATCATGCCCGACATGACCATCATCATTGCTGACGACCATCCGCTGTTCCGCGGCGCGATGCGCCAGGCGCTGAGCGGCATGGCCGGCGCGCCCGCCGTCGTCGAGGCCGGTGATTTCGCCGCTGCCCGCAAGGCTGCGGCGGACAATCCCGATGCCGACCTGATGCTTCTGGATCTCACCATGCCGGGCGTCAGCGGCCTGTCCGGCCTGATTGCGCTACGCGCCGAATTCCCGAGCCTGCCGGTGATGATCGTCTCGGCCCATGACGATCCGGCGACCATTCACCGCGCCATCGATCTCGGCGCGGCGGGCTTCCTCTCGAAATCCGCCGGGATCGAGGAGATCCGCGACGGAATCGGCAAGGTCATGGCCGGCGAAATCTTCGTCCCGGTCGGCTACGACCGGAACCAGGAATACGAGCCGGAGATGGCCGACCTCCTGCATCGCCTGCAGACCTTGACGCCGCAGCAATCGCGTGTCCTGTCCATGCTCGCCGAGGGCCTGCTCAACAAACAGATCGCCTACGAGCTCGGCGTCTCCGAGGCGACCATCAAGGCGCATGTCTCGGCGATCCTGCTGAAGCTCAATGTCGACAGCCGCACCCAAGCGGTGATTCAGCTTTCCAAGCTCGGCAGCGTCGCGGCGGCTTAGCGATCCCGCTTGCGGCGTTTGGCCCCTCGTCCCGCTGCAGCGACCTTCTCCCCGCAGGCGGGGAGAAGGGGCATGCCGCCACGTCTCGCTTCTTTCGCCGGCGGATTCGGGGAACCGGGAGCGAGCCGCGCGTCCCTTCGCCCCGCGTACGGGGAGAAGGTGCCGGCAGGCGGATGAGGGGCAAGAATTGTAACCAAGTGAAACGATTGCTATTCCGCCGCCGCCCGTGCCGCTGCGGCAAGCTGCGTCAGCCAGGCGCGCAAGGCGGCCGGGCGCACCGGCTTGTGTTGTAGAGAGACGCCGTCGCGCTCGGCGGCACCGCGGACCTCCGGGGTGCGGTCGGCGGTTACCATCAGCGCCGGAATGCTCTCTCTCCAGCGCGCCCGGATGGAGGCGATCGCGTCGATGCCGGTGCCGTCCCCGAGGTGGTAGTCGGCGACGATCGCATCGGGCCGCAGCGGCAGGTGTTCGGGGCCGATCTTGTCGCAGGCGGCGACCGATTCCGCCGTCGTGACGGTGCAGCCCCAGCCGCCCAGCAGCAGCGCCATGCCCTCGAGGATCTTCGGTTCATTGTCGATGCAGACTACAGTCAGCCCGCTCAGCGCGTCGCTCGACTTCGGCGCGGCGACCGGCTGCGGCCTTGTCCGTTCGGCGGCGCTGGTATCGAGCGGCACGGCAACCTTGAAACCGGTGCCCTTTCCCGGCTCCGACTGCAGGCTGACCGGATGGTTCAGCACACGCGAGATGCGGTCGACGATCGAAAGTCCGAGGCCAAGCCCGGCGGCGGTGCGCGCCCCTTCGTCGAGGCGCGCGAATTCCTTGAACACGGTGCGGAACTTTGACGCCGGAATGCCGATGCCGGAATCGAGCACTTCGATCGTCGCCGTCTGCCTATGCCGGCGCACGCCGACGAGAACCTTGCCCTCAAGCGTGTATTTGATCGCATTGGAAACGAGATTTTGGACGACGCGTCTCAAGAGGTTCGGGTCGCTGCGCACGACAAGCGAGGTTGGCATGACCGTGAACTCTATGTCCTTCGCCCGCGCCATCGGCGCGAAATCCGTCTCGATCCGCCGTAAGAGATCATCGAGCGGCACGGCCTGTAGCCGCGGCTTCATGGCGCCGGTGTCGAGCCGCGAGATATCGAGCACGGCACCGAGTATCGCCTCCACCGATTCGAGCGAGGAGTCGATGTTCTGGACCAGCGCCCTGTTGTCGGAATCTCCGAGCCGCTCGACGAGCGATGAGGAGTAGAGGCGCGCCGCGTTCAGGGGCTGCAGGATGTCGTGGCCGGCGGCCGCGAAGAAGCGGGTCTTGCCGATATTGGCGTCTTCGGCGGCGGCGCGCGCCTCGCCAAGTTCTTTGTTGACCCGCGTCAACTCGCTCGTCCGCTCGGCGACGCGCAGTTCCAGCGTTTCGTTCGCCTGCTTCAGCGCCATGTCGGCGGCGACCCGCGGGGTGATGTCGGTATAGGTGGTGACGATGCCCTTGTCGGGCATGGCGTTGGTCCGCACCTCGACGATACGGGCGCCGTTGCCGAGTTCCAGCAGGAACGGCTTGTCGAGCGTCAGGAAATTGGCGACCAGCGTCTTCTCATAGTCTTTGCGGATGTCGCCGCGGCGCGCCAGGATCGCCACGATGTCGGCAAGCGGGAAGCCGACCTGGCCGGCCGCCTCGGGCAGATCGAGCAGTTCCCGGAAACGGCGGTTCCAGATGATCAGGTTGCTGGCATTGTCGAAGACGGCGATGCCCTGGTCCATCTGCGAGAGCGCCGTCTGCAGCATGTCCTGGTTATGCTGCAGCGCCTCGCTCGCCTGGTCGAGCAGCCAAGCGGTGTCCGAAGAGGTGTCGTCCATTCGCTGCAGCACCAGCGAAAACACCAGCCGGGCCGAGGAGGAGCCGATGGCGCTGCCAAGCAATTGCTCGGAAAAATGGACGAGGGCCATGTCGGCGGAGGCGTTTTCGTCGAGCCAGCGGCCGGATTGCTGCTCATAAGTGTGGAACGAGCGCTGCATGCGCTCCTCGCCCATGTAGCGGGCGATCGTAGTCTTTAGGTCGCGTACCGTCACCTTCGTCTTGCGGCCGCGGAAGGCCCGTTCCGTGCGCGATCGGCGGGTGATGAAGACGCCGGCCTGGAAGCGCTCGAGCGGCTTCGGCGCCCGGGTCAGCGAGCCGAGCACATAGGCGCTGACGTTGACTAGCATGCTGAGGGCCGACGCATTGACGAGCGGGTCGGACTGCGGCCCCGAAAAAACATCCGTAAACGGTAGGAGGAAGCTCAGGATCGTCGAGGCCACGTGAGAATTGTCGGGCCCGCCGAGGCTCGGCAGAAACAGCACATAGGCCCAGACGAGGAAGCCGCTGACCATTCCGGCAATCGCGCCGCGGGCGTTTGCCTGCCGCCAGACGAGGCCGCCGATGAGCGCCGGCGCCATCTGCGAGATGGCGGCGAAGGAGAGCAGCCCCAGCGAGGCGAGGCCGGAGCTCATGTCTGCCGAGCGATAGTAGCCGTAGCCGAGCAGCAGCACGACAAAGATCGCGGTGCGGCGGATGTTGAGCAGCGTCCCGGCCACGCTCTCCTGCAGGGTGCCGCGGGTGCCGAGCCTCTGGCGCAGGAAGACCGGCATGACGATGTCGTTGGAGATCATGATCGACAGTGCCACCGAGGCGACGATGACCATGGCCGTGGCGGCGGAAAAGCCGCCGATGAAGGTGAGGAGCGTGATCAACGGCACGTCGCTGGCGAGCGGCAGGGCCAAGAGATAGAGGTCGGCGTCGCCGGAGCCGGAGAAGGTCAGGATGCCGGCAATGGCGATCGGCAGGACGAAGAGGTTGATGGCGATCAGATAGAGCGGAAACAGCACCCCCGCGGTACGCAGCTCGTTCTCGGTGCGGTTTTCGACGACGGTGACGTGGAACTGCCGCGGCAGCATGATGATGCCGAAGGCGGAGAGCACGATCAGCAGGATCCAGCGGGCGGCGGGCGTCTGGTATTCGAGGGCGGAAAGGACGGCGGGACTTTGTCGGGCCGCCTCCAACAGATTCGCCGGCCCGTCGAACAGGACGAAGACGATGTAGAAGCCTGCCGTCAGCATGGCGACGAGCTTGACGACCGATTCCATCGCGATCGCCAGGATCAGCCCGTCCTGATGCTCGGTGGCATCCGTGTGGCGGGTGCCGAAGACGATCGCGAAGCAGGCGAGGAAGAGGGTGACGAGCAGCGGCAGGTCGATGAAATTTTCGCCCGCGCCGATGCCGTAGTCGCTGGTGTCGATCATCGCGGCGACCGAGCTCGAGACCGCCTTGAGCTGAAGGGCAATATAGGGAATGGCGCCGACCAGCGAGATCAGTGCGACGATCGCCGCCACCGCCGGGTTCTTGCCGTAGCGCGCCGCTACGAAATCGGCGACCGAGGTCAGTTTCTCGGTCTTGGCGAGCCGCACGATCCTGCGGATCAGCGGCATGCCGAGCGTGAACATCAGGATCGGCCCGATATAGATGCCGGTGAACTCGAGCCCATGCTCGGCGGCGAGCCCGACGCCGCCGAAATAGGTCCAGGAGGTGCAGTAGATCGCCAGGCTCAGCGCATAGACCAGCGGCCTGCCCTTGCTGGCAATCCTGCTTCTGCTGGCCCGCCGGTCGCCGTAGCTTGCGACCGCGAAGAGCAGTAGCAGATAGGCGAAGGCCGAGGCGAAAATGACCGAACCCGAAAGCATGCCTCACTCCTCGACGGGCAGCATAGGGCAAGTCCATCCCATTGAGAATTGGCTGCTTTATGCGTCTTAAGTCCAAGACGCGACGGGGCAGCCGTCGCGCGCCACGGGCCGCTGCCCGCCTTGATCGCGAACGGCGGTTCCATCGCTCCGAGCTTTGGTCTAGTTTCCTCCAGCGGTAGCCGCGCGGGACAGGCGCGGCCGAGCGTTCAAGGACGGGGATATTACGGAGAGACGCATGCTGAACGAATTCAAAGAGTTTATCGCCCGCGGCAATGTGATGGACCTGGCGGTCGGCGTGATCATCGGCGCTGCCTTCACCAAGATCGTCACCTCGGTCGTCGACGATCTCGTCATGCCGGTGGTCGGCGCGATTACCGGCGGCGGTTTCGATTTTTCGAATTATTTTCTGCCGCTTTCCGCCAATGTCACCGCCCCGACGCTGGCCGCAGCCCGCCAGCAGGGCGCGGTCTTTGCTTATGGCAGCTTCATCACGGTGTTCATCAACTTCCTGATCCTTGCCTGGATCATCTTCCTGCTGGTCAAAGGGGTGAACCGCATCCGCGCCTCGGTGGAACGAGAGAAGGCACCGGAGCCGGCCGCGCCGCCGCCTGAGGATGTGCGGCTGCTGTCGGAAATACGGGATATCTTGAAGCAGCGGGCCTGACGGCAGCGAAATCATCACAGAAATCGATAAGTTCGTCAGAGAAAATCGTGTGATCACGGGTGCGAAAACGTCTAGAAGCGGCGGGCAATTCAGGAGGCCGCCGCTGATGACGACCATGACCAGCCTTAGTCCCCGCGCTCTTGCGGCGCCCGAAAGCGGCATCGTCGAAGTGGTGAACTATGCCCGTGGTCGCGATGGCCTGATCCCGCTCTGGGTCGGTGAGGGCGATCTTCCGACGCCGGACTTCATCAGCCGGGCAGCGGCCGACGCGCTGGTGGCCGGCCAGACCTTCTATACGTGGCAGCGCGGCATCCCGCCGCTGCGCGAGGCGTTGGTGCGCTATTATCAGCGCCGCTTCCAAAAGACGCTCGCGCCGGAGAATTTCTACGTCACCGGATCCGGCATGCAGGCGATCAAGCTTGCGATCGAGGCAATCGCTTCGCCCGGCGACGAGATGGTTCTCCTGACCCCGGCCTGGCCGAATTTCGCCGCCGCCGCGTACCTCTCCGGCGTCCGGCCGGTCTCGGTGCCGCTGCGCTTCGAGAACGGCAAATGGCAGCTCGACCTCGACCGCCTTGCGGCGGCGATCGGCGATAAGACGCGGGCGCTGTTCATCAACACGCCGTCCAATCCGACCGGATGGACGGCGTCGCCCGACGATCTCAAGGCCATCTTGGCGCTGGCGCGCAGGCATGGCATCTGGATCATCGCCGATGAGATCTACGCGCTCTACTACTATCTCGGCCGACGCGCGCCGTCCTTCCTCGACATCATGGAGGACGACGACCGCATCCTCTTCGTCAACTCCTTCTCCAAGAACTGGGCGATGACTGGCTGGCGCGTCGGCTGGATCGTGGCGCCGCCGGCCATGGGCCAAGTGCTTGAGAACCTGATCCAGTATTCGACCTCCGGGGTCGCACAATTCATGCAGCGCGGCGCCGTCGTCGCCCTGGACGAAGGCGACGCTTTCGTCGACGACAACGTCACCAAGGCCCGACGCAATCGCGACCTGCTCTGCGACACGCTGATTGCCACCAATCGCGTCGAGACCCTGAAGCCCGACGGGGCGCTTTACGCCTTCCTGAAGATCGACGGCGTCACGGATTCGCGCCGGGCGGCGATCGACATCGTCGACAAGACCGGGGTCGGACTGGCTCCGGGAACGGCTTTCAGCGAGGGCGGGTCGCTGTTCATGCGCGCCTGCTTCCTGCGTGACCCGGCCCAGATCGCAGAGGCCGCGGACCGTCTGCGCACCTATATCCTCGACCGCTGATCCAAGATTCGTCCGTTGCGGGCCGATCGATAAAATCCGAATGATTGCCGTGGCGGGTGCTTAACCACCGCCGCAGGAATAGCCGGTGAAGAGCGGCGCCGGCGCCGCGATTTACCAATTCCGTAAGCATCGCCCGTCTTTCCTGTTCCCGGGTTCAATCGGGGGTGGAAGGCAGCCATGGCCATATTGGTGACAGGCGGAGCGGGCTATATCGGCAGCCATATGGTTTGGTCGCTGCTCGACGCGGGAGAGACCGTCGTCGTGCTCGACAGCCTGACGACCGGCTTCCGCTGGGCGGTGGCGCCGGAGGCGCGCTTCTATTTCGGTGACGTGGGCGACCGGGCGGCGCTGGCGCGGCTCTTCGCCGAGAACGAGATCGACGCGGTCGTCCATTTTGCCGGCTCGGCCGTTGTACCGGAATCGGTTGCCAAACCGCTCGCCTATTACGAGAACAACACGGCGAAAACGCGCACCCTGATTGCCGCGACGATAGAGGCCGGCGTGCGCCGCTTCGTCTTCTCATCGACGGCTGCCGTCTACGGCACCCAGGAGACGCCGGATCCGGTCAAGGAAACGGCGGCCCTGCGTCCGGAAAGCCCCTATGGCCGTTCCAAGCTGATGTCGGAAATCATGCTCGAGGACGCGGCGGCGGCGCATGATTTCAGTTACGTGGCGCTTCGCTATTTCAATGTGGCCGGCGCCGATCCGCTGGGGCGTGCGGGGCAGTCGACCTTCGGCGCCACGCATCTCATCAAGGTCGCCTGCGAAGCCGCGCTCGGCAGGCGCCGCAAGGTCGATGTTTTCGGCACCGACTATCCGACGGCGGACGGCACCGGCATTCGCGATTACATCCATGTCAGCGACCTGGTTGCCGCCCATCGGAAAGCGCTTGAATATCTAAGCGGTGGGGGCGGTCCGCTGGTCAGCAATTGCGGCTATGGCGAAGGCTTTTCCGTGCTGCAGGTCCTCGACACGGTGCGGCAGGTTTCCGGCCGCGACTTCCGCATCGATTACGGGCGGCGTCGCCCGGGCGACGCGGCCCAGGTCGTCGCCGATCCGACCGTCGCGCGATTGAAGCTCGATTGGGTGCCGACCCATGCGAGCCTCGAACATATCGTTCAGAGTGCCTTCGATTGGGAAGGCTATCTCAGTCGCAAGAACAGTTTCGACGATGGTCGCGGCGACGACGGACGCCTTGTCGCCAACGGCTGAAGGGCCGGAGCCTTACTCCTCGTCTTCGCCGAGGAGCTTGCGCTCATGCGCGATCGCATGGTCGATGAGCTGTGTCCACAAGCGCTCATAGAAGTCCGGGTCGAGCCCGAATTCGATCGCGTGCCTGCGGGCATTCTCCCGGACCTCTGCGACGCGCGCCGGAATGTCTGCCTTGAGATACAGCGGGCGCTTGATCTCGGCAGCCCGGTCGATATAGCCCCAGCGTTCGGCAAAGAGCGCCATCAACGCGCGGTCGAGCCGATCGATCTGAGCGCGCACATCCGCCATCGTCGTGCATTCTGCGGGGGTCTTTGGCATGTCCGGCTCCTGCCGGGGCGGATCGCGCCCCGTTCCATCGCGCCGAACTGCTAGCAAAGCGGACGCCGGCTGAGAAGGGGAAAAACCGCCGCAGCGCCCGTGGCGAGTTGCCTAGCCCGCTGCTTGGTCACCTCGGCAGGCGATCGCTGGGGAGTAGGGTGCGGTCCTGTCTCCGTCGGCGATTGCCTGCCGATGTGTAGGAAGACGGTAGGTCCGCAAGCTTGAGCGGGGCTTTCCCTAATTAGCTGCCGAGCGCGAGCTTAATCGCGAGCCCGACTACGCTCACCGCCGCGACGCCGGCGAACCAGAGCCAGACGAACCAGAGGAGCCGGCGGCCGAGCGCGCCCATCAGTGATAGCCCTCTTCCGGATCGAC
Protein-coding sequences here:
- a CDS encoding PAS domain-containing hybrid sensor histidine kinase/response regulator — protein: MLSGSVIFASAFAYLLLLFAVASYGDRRASRSRIASKGRPLVYALSLAIYCTSWTYFGGVGLAAEHGLEFTGIYIGPILMFTLGMPLIRRIVRLAKTEKLTSVADFVAARYGKNPAVAAIVALISLVGAIPYIALQLKAVSSSVAAMIDTSDYGIGAGENFIDLPLLVTLFLACFAIVFGTRHTDATEHQDGLILAIAMESVVKLVAMLTAGFYIVFVLFDGPANLLEAARQSPAVLSALEYQTPAARWILLIVLSAFGIIMLPRQFHVTVVENRTENELRTAGVLFPLYLIAINLFVLPIAIAGILTFSGSGDADLYLLALPLASDVPLITLLTFIGGFSAATAMVIVASVALSIMISNDIVMPVFLRQRLGTRGTLQESVAGTLLNIRRTAIFVVLLLGYGYYRSADMSSGLASLGLLSFAAISQMAPALIGGLVWRQANARGAIAGMVSGFLVWAYVLFLPSLGGPDNSHVASTILSFLLPFTDVFSGPQSDPLVNASALSMLVNVSAYVLGSLTRAPKPLERFQAGVFITRRSRTERAFRGRKTKVTVRDLKTTIARYMGEERMQRSFHTYEQQSGRWLDENASADMALVHFSEQLLGSAIGSSSARLVFSLVLQRMDDTSSDTAWLLDQASEALQHNQDMLQTALSQMDQGIAVFDNASNLIIWNRRFRELLDLPEAAGQVGFPLADIVAILARRGDIRKDYEKTLVANFLTLDKPFLLELGNGARIVEVRTNAMPDKGIVTTYTDITPRVAADMALKQANETLELRVAERTSELTRVNKELGEARAAAEDANIGKTRFFAAAGHDILQPLNAARLYSSSLVERLGDSDNRALVQNIDSSLESVEAILGAVLDISRLDTGAMKPRLQAVPLDDLLRRIETDFAPMARAKDIEFTVMPTSLVVRSDPNLLRRVVQNLVSNAIKYTLEGKVLVGVRRHRQTATIEVLDSGIGIPASKFRTVFKEFARLDEGARTAAGLGLGLSIVDRISRVLNHPVSLQSEPGKGTGFKVAVPLDTSAAERTRPQPVAAPKSSDALSGLTVVCIDNEPKILEGMALLLGGWGCTVTTAESVAACDKIGPEHLPLRPDAIVADYHLGDGTGIDAIASIRARWRESIPALMVTADRTPEVRGAAERDGVSLQHKPVRPAALRAWLTQLAAAARAAAE
- the mscL gene encoding large conductance mechanosensitive channel protein MscL, translating into MLNEFKEFIARGNVMDLAVGVIIGAAFTKIVTSVVDDLVMPVVGAITGGGFDFSNYFLPLSANVTAPTLAAARQQGAVFAYGSFITVFINFLILAWIIFLLVKGVNRIRASVEREKAPEPAAPPPEDVRLLSEIRDILKQRA
- a CDS encoding pyridoxal phosphate-dependent aminotransferase, whose protein sequence is MTTMTSLSPRALAAPESGIVEVVNYARGRDGLIPLWVGEGDLPTPDFISRAAADALVAGQTFYTWQRGIPPLREALVRYYQRRFQKTLAPENFYVTGSGMQAIKLAIEAIASPGDEMVLLTPAWPNFAAAAYLSGVRPVSVPLRFENGKWQLDLDRLAAAIGDKTRALFINTPSNPTGWTASPDDLKAILALARRHGIWIIADEIYALYYYLGRRAPSFLDIMEDDDRILFVNSFSKNWAMTGWRVGWIVAPPAMGQVLENLIQYSTSGVAQFMQRGAVVALDEGDAFVDDNVTKARRNRDLLCDTLIATNRVETLKPDGALYAFLKIDGVTDSRRAAIDIVDKTGVGLAPGTAFSEGGSLFMRACFLRDPAQIAEAADRLRTYILDR
- the galE gene encoding UDP-glucose 4-epimerase GalE encodes the protein MAILVTGGAGYIGSHMVWSLLDAGETVVVLDSLTTGFRWAVAPEARFYFGDVGDRAALARLFAENEIDAVVHFAGSAVVPESVAKPLAYYENNTAKTRTLIAATIEAGVRRFVFSSTAAVYGTQETPDPVKETAALRPESPYGRSKLMSEIMLEDAAAAHDFSYVALRYFNVAGADPLGRAGQSTFGATHLIKVACEAALGRRRKVDVFGTDYPTADGTGIRDYIHVSDLVAAHRKALEYLSGGGGPLVSNCGYGEGFSVLQVLDTVRQVSGRDFRIDYGRRRPGDAAQVVADPTVARLKLDWVPTHASLEHIVQSAFDWEGYLSRKNSFDDGRGDDGRLVANG